From Xiphophorus couchianus chromosome 23, X_couchianus-1.0, whole genome shotgun sequence, one genomic window encodes:
- the LOC114139234 gene encoding cytoplasmic polyadenylation element-binding protein 4-like isoform X1, which yields MGDYGFGVLVKNGSGNKSAFPVRIPPHLQPQHLQHSSSPPSPPSFVNNACSTNGGSAWLFPTVAQHGNMQDEILESDKSKALDLQDMQEKSQVQTHPQTLSPGQQEVGGGLTELEGAHPEDGSLEKGSLECSVGKEKLRIESPVLSSFDYQDNLGMATSCTQSTSSPSSLTSFNNWSPAVPSNQSPVVGEDVGAFFGPAGSNTNGPPLLFQNFSHHAGPGFGVGGSFSPQIGPVTQHHPPTPHSHGQGVPQHRRSPASPHQPQPSFPPHPHRAGPFPQLSHLAPAQNKPPSPWGSYQSLSTPTSTSWSPGGYSGWGGTQGVREYRRGVGGGVTSLNSYSPLKKSFPNNQIPSQKFPRNTSGINHKGWVEDSMNRNDNVYSIQQDRTRSFDGFNMHSLENSLIDIMRAEQDSLKGRYTFPHQGGDVPLPLNARSYGRRRGHSSLFPMEDERSFGEDESGDQGLAGLGSAHCFPHLNGERVERYSRKVFVGGLPPDIDEDEITASFRRFGHLFVDWPHKAESKSYFPPKGYAFLLFQDESSVQALIDACIQEDGKLYLCVSSPTIKDKPVQIRPWNLNDSDFVMDGSQPLDPRKTIFVGGVPRPLRAVELAMIMDRLYGGVCYAGIDTDPELKYPKGAGRVAFSNQQSYIAAISARFVQLQHGEIDKRVEVKPYVLDDQLCDECQGTRCGGKFAPFFCANVTCLQYYCEYCWAAIHSRAGREFHKPLVKEGGDRPRHISFRWN from the exons ATGGGGGACTACGGCTTTGGAGTTCTGGTGAAGAACGGCAGTGGTAACAAATCTGCTTTCCCTGTTAGGATCCCTCCTCACCTCCAGCCACAACACCTTCAGCACTCCTCCAGCCCCCCCAGCCCTCCTTCCTTTGTAAACAACGCCTGCTCCACCAATGGGGGCAGTGCTTGGCTCTTCCCTACCGTAGCCCAGCACGGTAACATGCAAGATGAGATCCTGGAGTCGGACAAGTCCAAAGCCCTGGACCTCCAAGATATGCAGGAGAAGTCCCAAGTTCAGACCCATCCTCAGACTCTGTCTCCAGGCCAGCAGGAGGTCGGAGGAGGCCTAACGGAACTTGAGGGGGCCCATCCTGAAGATGGCTCCTTGGAGAAGGGTTCCCTGGAATGCAGCGTCGGAAAAGAGAAGTTAAGAATCGAGTCTCCGGTGTTGAGCAGCTTCGACTACCAGGACAACCTGGGAATGGCGACAAGCTGTACACAGTCCACCTCTTCCCCATCTTCGCTGACCAGCTTTAACAACTGGTCCCCTGCTGTTCCATCTAACCAGTCTCCTGTTGTCGGGGAAGATGTTGGCGCGTTCTTCGGTCCTGCTGGCTCCAACACAAACGGCCCACCTCTACTTTTCCAGAACTTCTCTCACCACGCCGGGCCTGGCTTTGGCGTAGGAGGTAGTTTCTCACCACAGATTGGACCAGTCACCCAGCACCACCCTCCTACACCCCATTCTCATGGTCAAGGGGTTCCGCAGCACCGCCGCTCCCCAGCTAGTCCTCATCAACCCCAGCCTTCCTTCCCGCCGCACCCCCATCGTGCTGGACCATTCCCCCAGCTGTCCCATCTTGCTCCTGCTCAAAACAAACCCCCGTCTCCTTGGGGAAGTTACCAGAGTCTGTCCACTCCAACGTCCACCTCCTGGAGTCCAGGTGGCTACAGTGGCTGGGGAGGCACACAAGGGGTTCGAGAGTACCGTCGGGGCGTCGGGGGAGGGGTTACTAGCCTAAACTCCTACTCCCCTTTGAAGAAATCCTTCCCCAACAATCAG ATTCCCTCGCAGAAGTTCCCCAGAAATACCTCTGGCATCAACCACAAGGGCTGGGTTGAGGACAGCATGAACCGCAACGACAACGTCTATTCTATCCAG CAGGATAGGACACGGTCTTTTGATGGGTTCAACATGCACTCTCTGGAGAACTCCCTGATTGACATTATGAGGGCAGAACAGGATTCCTTAAAAG GACGCTACACTTTCCCGCATCAGGGTGGAGATGTGCCTCTACCTTTGAATG CAAGAAGTTATGGCAGAAGACGAG GCCACTCGTCTCTGTTCCCCATGGAGGACGAGCGCTCCTTTGGAGAGGACGAGTCCGGTGACCAGGGGCTCGCTGGCCTCGGCTCTGCCCACTGCTTTCCACACCTCAATGGTGAACGTGTGGAACGCTACTCCCGCAAAGTGTTTGTTGGAGGCCTCCCTCCGGACATAGACGAAg ATGAAATCACTGCCAGTTTCCGCCGATTTGGTCATCTCTTTGTTGATTGGCCCCACAAGGCAGAGAGCAAGTCTTATTTTCCACCAAAAG GATATGCATTCCTGCTGTTTCAAGATGAAAGCTCTGTGCAGGCACTGATTGACGCCTGTATTCAGGAGGATGGGAAACTGTACCTGTGTGTCTCCAGTCCCACCATCAAAGACAAGCCT GTCCAGATTCGACCTTGGAACCTTAACGACAGTGACTTTGTAATGGACGGCTCTCAGCCGTTGGACCCAAGGAAGACTATCTTCGTAGGAGGTGTACCTCGCCCCCTACGTGCAG TTGAGCTCGCTATGATCATGGATCGTCTGTATGGGGGGGTGTGCTACGCTGGGATCGACACGGATCCTGAGCTGAAGTATCCCAAAGGCGCAGGGAGAGTGGCCTTCTCCAATCAGCAGAGCTACATTGCAGCCATCAGTGCCCGATTTGTTCAACTGCAACACGGGGAGATTGATAAACGG GTGGAAGTGAAGCCATATGTCCTGGATGACCAGCTGTGCGACGAGTGCCAGGGCACGCGCTGCGGGGGGAAGTTCGCTCCTTTCTTCTGCGCCAACGTGACCTGCCTGCAGTACTACTGTGAGTACTGCTGGGCAGCCATCCACTCCCGGGCCGGACGCGAGTTCCACAAGCCGCTGGTGAAGGAAGGAGGGGACCGACCGCGACACATCTCCTTCCGCTGGAACTAA
- the LOC114139234 gene encoding cytoplasmic polyadenylation element-binding protein 4-like isoform X3 encodes MGDYGFGVLVKNGSGNKSAFPVRIPPHLQPQHLQHSSSPPSPPSFVNNACSTNGGSAWLFPTVAQHGNMQDEILESDKSKALDLQDMQEKSQVQTHPQTLSPGQQEVGGGLTELEGAHPEDGSLEKGSLECSVGKEKLRIESPVLSSFDYQDNLGMATSCTQSTSSPSSLTSFNNWSPAVPSNQSPVVGEDVGAFFGPAGSNTNGPPLLFQNFSHHAGPGFGVGGSFSPQIGPVTQHHPPTPHSHGQGVPQHRRSPASPHQPQPSFPPHPHRAGPFPQLSHLAPAQNKPPSPWGSYQSLSTPTSTSWSPGGYSGWGGTQGVREYRRGVGGGVTSLNSYSPLKKSFPNNQIPSQKFPRNTSGINHKGWVEDSMNRNDNVYSIQQDRTRSFDGFNMHSLENSLIDIMRAEQDSLKGRYTFPHQGGDVPLPLNGHSSLFPMEDERSFGEDESGDQGLAGLGSAHCFPHLNGERVERYSRKVFVGGLPPDIDEDEITASFRRFGHLFVDWPHKAESKSYFPPKGYAFLLFQDESSVQALIDACIQEDGKLYLCVSSPTIKDKPVQIRPWNLNDSDFVMDGSQPLDPRKTIFVGGVPRPLRAVELAMIMDRLYGGVCYAGIDTDPELKYPKGAGRVAFSNQQSYIAAISARFVQLQHGEIDKRVEVKPYVLDDQLCDECQGTRCGGKFAPFFCANVTCLQYYCEYCWAAIHSRAGREFHKPLVKEGGDRPRHISFRWN; translated from the exons ATGGGGGACTACGGCTTTGGAGTTCTGGTGAAGAACGGCAGTGGTAACAAATCTGCTTTCCCTGTTAGGATCCCTCCTCACCTCCAGCCACAACACCTTCAGCACTCCTCCAGCCCCCCCAGCCCTCCTTCCTTTGTAAACAACGCCTGCTCCACCAATGGGGGCAGTGCTTGGCTCTTCCCTACCGTAGCCCAGCACGGTAACATGCAAGATGAGATCCTGGAGTCGGACAAGTCCAAAGCCCTGGACCTCCAAGATATGCAGGAGAAGTCCCAAGTTCAGACCCATCCTCAGACTCTGTCTCCAGGCCAGCAGGAGGTCGGAGGAGGCCTAACGGAACTTGAGGGGGCCCATCCTGAAGATGGCTCCTTGGAGAAGGGTTCCCTGGAATGCAGCGTCGGAAAAGAGAAGTTAAGAATCGAGTCTCCGGTGTTGAGCAGCTTCGACTACCAGGACAACCTGGGAATGGCGACAAGCTGTACACAGTCCACCTCTTCCCCATCTTCGCTGACCAGCTTTAACAACTGGTCCCCTGCTGTTCCATCTAACCAGTCTCCTGTTGTCGGGGAAGATGTTGGCGCGTTCTTCGGTCCTGCTGGCTCCAACACAAACGGCCCACCTCTACTTTTCCAGAACTTCTCTCACCACGCCGGGCCTGGCTTTGGCGTAGGAGGTAGTTTCTCACCACAGATTGGACCAGTCACCCAGCACCACCCTCCTACACCCCATTCTCATGGTCAAGGGGTTCCGCAGCACCGCCGCTCCCCAGCTAGTCCTCATCAACCCCAGCCTTCCTTCCCGCCGCACCCCCATCGTGCTGGACCATTCCCCCAGCTGTCCCATCTTGCTCCTGCTCAAAACAAACCCCCGTCTCCTTGGGGAAGTTACCAGAGTCTGTCCACTCCAACGTCCACCTCCTGGAGTCCAGGTGGCTACAGTGGCTGGGGAGGCACACAAGGGGTTCGAGAGTACCGTCGGGGCGTCGGGGGAGGGGTTACTAGCCTAAACTCCTACTCCCCTTTGAAGAAATCCTTCCCCAACAATCAG ATTCCCTCGCAGAAGTTCCCCAGAAATACCTCTGGCATCAACCACAAGGGCTGGGTTGAGGACAGCATGAACCGCAACGACAACGTCTATTCTATCCAG CAGGATAGGACACGGTCTTTTGATGGGTTCAACATGCACTCTCTGGAGAACTCCCTGATTGACATTATGAGGGCAGAACAGGATTCCTTAAAAG GACGCTACACTTTCCCGCATCAGGGTGGAGATGTGCCTCTACCTTTGAATG GCCACTCGTCTCTGTTCCCCATGGAGGACGAGCGCTCCTTTGGAGAGGACGAGTCCGGTGACCAGGGGCTCGCTGGCCTCGGCTCTGCCCACTGCTTTCCACACCTCAATGGTGAACGTGTGGAACGCTACTCCCGCAAAGTGTTTGTTGGAGGCCTCCCTCCGGACATAGACGAAg ATGAAATCACTGCCAGTTTCCGCCGATTTGGTCATCTCTTTGTTGATTGGCCCCACAAGGCAGAGAGCAAGTCTTATTTTCCACCAAAAG GATATGCATTCCTGCTGTTTCAAGATGAAAGCTCTGTGCAGGCACTGATTGACGCCTGTATTCAGGAGGATGGGAAACTGTACCTGTGTGTCTCCAGTCCCACCATCAAAGACAAGCCT GTCCAGATTCGACCTTGGAACCTTAACGACAGTGACTTTGTAATGGACGGCTCTCAGCCGTTGGACCCAAGGAAGACTATCTTCGTAGGAGGTGTACCTCGCCCCCTACGTGCAG TTGAGCTCGCTATGATCATGGATCGTCTGTATGGGGGGGTGTGCTACGCTGGGATCGACACGGATCCTGAGCTGAAGTATCCCAAAGGCGCAGGGAGAGTGGCCTTCTCCAATCAGCAGAGCTACATTGCAGCCATCAGTGCCCGATTTGTTCAACTGCAACACGGGGAGATTGATAAACGG GTGGAAGTGAAGCCATATGTCCTGGATGACCAGCTGTGCGACGAGTGCCAGGGCACGCGCTGCGGGGGGAAGTTCGCTCCTTTCTTCTGCGCCAACGTGACCTGCCTGCAGTACTACTGTGAGTACTGCTGGGCAGCCATCCACTCCCGGGCCGGACGCGAGTTCCACAAGCCGCTGGTGAAGGAAGGAGGGGACCGACCGCGACACATCTCCTTCCGCTGGAACTAA
- the LOC114139234 gene encoding cytoplasmic polyadenylation element-binding protein 4-like isoform X4 has translation MGDYGFGVLVKNGSGNKSAFPVRIPPHLQPQHLQHSSSPPSPPSFVNNACSTNGGSAWLFPTVAQHGNMQDEILESDKSKALDLQDMQEKSQVQTHPQTLSPGQQEVGGGLTELEGAHPEDGSLEKGSLECSVGKEKLRIESPVLSSFDYQDNLGMATSCTQSTSSPSSLTSFNNWSPAVPSNQSPVVGEDVGAFFGPAGSNTNGPPLLFQNFSHHAGPGFGVGGSFSPQIGPVTQHHPPTPHSHGQGVPQHRRSPASPHQPQPSFPPHPHRAGPFPQLSHLAPAQNKPPSPWGSYQSLSTPTSTSWSPGGYSGWGGTQGVREYRRGVGGGVTSLNSYSPLKKSFPNNQIPSQKFPRNTSGINHKGWVEDSMNRNDNVYSIQDRTRSFDGFNMHSLENSLIDIMRAEQDSLKGRYTFPHQGGDVPLPLNGHSSLFPMEDERSFGEDESGDQGLAGLGSAHCFPHLNGERVERYSRKVFVGGLPPDIDEDEITASFRRFGHLFVDWPHKAESKSYFPPKGYAFLLFQDESSVQALIDACIQEDGKLYLCVSSPTIKDKPVQIRPWNLNDSDFVMDGSQPLDPRKTIFVGGVPRPLRAVELAMIMDRLYGGVCYAGIDTDPELKYPKGAGRVAFSNQQSYIAAISARFVQLQHGEIDKRVEVKPYVLDDQLCDECQGTRCGGKFAPFFCANVTCLQYYCEYCWAAIHSRAGREFHKPLVKEGGDRPRHISFRWN, from the exons ATGGGGGACTACGGCTTTGGAGTTCTGGTGAAGAACGGCAGTGGTAACAAATCTGCTTTCCCTGTTAGGATCCCTCCTCACCTCCAGCCACAACACCTTCAGCACTCCTCCAGCCCCCCCAGCCCTCCTTCCTTTGTAAACAACGCCTGCTCCACCAATGGGGGCAGTGCTTGGCTCTTCCCTACCGTAGCCCAGCACGGTAACATGCAAGATGAGATCCTGGAGTCGGACAAGTCCAAAGCCCTGGACCTCCAAGATATGCAGGAGAAGTCCCAAGTTCAGACCCATCCTCAGACTCTGTCTCCAGGCCAGCAGGAGGTCGGAGGAGGCCTAACGGAACTTGAGGGGGCCCATCCTGAAGATGGCTCCTTGGAGAAGGGTTCCCTGGAATGCAGCGTCGGAAAAGAGAAGTTAAGAATCGAGTCTCCGGTGTTGAGCAGCTTCGACTACCAGGACAACCTGGGAATGGCGACAAGCTGTACACAGTCCACCTCTTCCCCATCTTCGCTGACCAGCTTTAACAACTGGTCCCCTGCTGTTCCATCTAACCAGTCTCCTGTTGTCGGGGAAGATGTTGGCGCGTTCTTCGGTCCTGCTGGCTCCAACACAAACGGCCCACCTCTACTTTTCCAGAACTTCTCTCACCACGCCGGGCCTGGCTTTGGCGTAGGAGGTAGTTTCTCACCACAGATTGGACCAGTCACCCAGCACCACCCTCCTACACCCCATTCTCATGGTCAAGGGGTTCCGCAGCACCGCCGCTCCCCAGCTAGTCCTCATCAACCCCAGCCTTCCTTCCCGCCGCACCCCCATCGTGCTGGACCATTCCCCCAGCTGTCCCATCTTGCTCCTGCTCAAAACAAACCCCCGTCTCCTTGGGGAAGTTACCAGAGTCTGTCCACTCCAACGTCCACCTCCTGGAGTCCAGGTGGCTACAGTGGCTGGGGAGGCACACAAGGGGTTCGAGAGTACCGTCGGGGCGTCGGGGGAGGGGTTACTAGCCTAAACTCCTACTCCCCTTTGAAGAAATCCTTCCCCAACAATCAG ATTCCCTCGCAGAAGTTCCCCAGAAATACCTCTGGCATCAACCACAAGGGCTGGGTTGAGGACAGCATGAACCGCAACGACAACGTCTATTCTATCCAG GATAGGACACGGTCTTTTGATGGGTTCAACATGCACTCTCTGGAGAACTCCCTGATTGACATTATGAGGGCAGAACAGGATTCCTTAAAAG GACGCTACACTTTCCCGCATCAGGGTGGAGATGTGCCTCTACCTTTGAATG GCCACTCGTCTCTGTTCCCCATGGAGGACGAGCGCTCCTTTGGAGAGGACGAGTCCGGTGACCAGGGGCTCGCTGGCCTCGGCTCTGCCCACTGCTTTCCACACCTCAATGGTGAACGTGTGGAACGCTACTCCCGCAAAGTGTTTGTTGGAGGCCTCCCTCCGGACATAGACGAAg ATGAAATCACTGCCAGTTTCCGCCGATTTGGTCATCTCTTTGTTGATTGGCCCCACAAGGCAGAGAGCAAGTCTTATTTTCCACCAAAAG GATATGCATTCCTGCTGTTTCAAGATGAAAGCTCTGTGCAGGCACTGATTGACGCCTGTATTCAGGAGGATGGGAAACTGTACCTGTGTGTCTCCAGTCCCACCATCAAAGACAAGCCT GTCCAGATTCGACCTTGGAACCTTAACGACAGTGACTTTGTAATGGACGGCTCTCAGCCGTTGGACCCAAGGAAGACTATCTTCGTAGGAGGTGTACCTCGCCCCCTACGTGCAG TTGAGCTCGCTATGATCATGGATCGTCTGTATGGGGGGGTGTGCTACGCTGGGATCGACACGGATCCTGAGCTGAAGTATCCCAAAGGCGCAGGGAGAGTGGCCTTCTCCAATCAGCAGAGCTACATTGCAGCCATCAGTGCCCGATTTGTTCAACTGCAACACGGGGAGATTGATAAACGG GTGGAAGTGAAGCCATATGTCCTGGATGACCAGCTGTGCGACGAGTGCCAGGGCACGCGCTGCGGGGGGAAGTTCGCTCCTTTCTTCTGCGCCAACGTGACCTGCCTGCAGTACTACTGTGAGTACTGCTGGGCAGCCATCCACTCCCGGGCCGGACGCGAGTTCCACAAGCCGCTGGTGAAGGAAGGAGGGGACCGACCGCGACACATCTCCTTCCGCTGGAACTAA
- the LOC114139234 gene encoding cytoplasmic polyadenylation element-binding protein 4-like isoform X2 yields MGDYGFGVLVKNGSGNKSAFPVRIPPHLQPQHLQHSSSPPSPPSFVNNACSTNGGSAWLFPTVAQHGNMQDEILESDKSKALDLQDMQEKSQVQTHPQTLSPGQQEVGGGLTELEGAHPEDGSLEKGSLECSVGKEKLRIESPVLSSFDYQDNLGMATSCTQSTSSPSSLTSFNNWSPAVPSNQSPVVGEDVGAFFGPAGSNTNGPPLLFQNFSHHAGPGFGVGGSFSPQIGPVTQHHPPTPHSHGQGVPQHRRSPASPHQPQPSFPPHPHRAGPFPQLSHLAPAQNKPPSPWGSYQSLSTPTSTSWSPGGYSGWGGTQGVREYRRGVGGGVTSLNSYSPLKKSFPNNQIPSQKFPRNTSGINHKGWVEDSMNRNDNVYSIQDRTRSFDGFNMHSLENSLIDIMRAEQDSLKGRYTFPHQGGDVPLPLNARSYGRRRGHSSLFPMEDERSFGEDESGDQGLAGLGSAHCFPHLNGERVERYSRKVFVGGLPPDIDEDEITASFRRFGHLFVDWPHKAESKSYFPPKGYAFLLFQDESSVQALIDACIQEDGKLYLCVSSPTIKDKPVQIRPWNLNDSDFVMDGSQPLDPRKTIFVGGVPRPLRAVELAMIMDRLYGGVCYAGIDTDPELKYPKGAGRVAFSNQQSYIAAISARFVQLQHGEIDKRVEVKPYVLDDQLCDECQGTRCGGKFAPFFCANVTCLQYYCEYCWAAIHSRAGREFHKPLVKEGGDRPRHISFRWN; encoded by the exons ATGGGGGACTACGGCTTTGGAGTTCTGGTGAAGAACGGCAGTGGTAACAAATCTGCTTTCCCTGTTAGGATCCCTCCTCACCTCCAGCCACAACACCTTCAGCACTCCTCCAGCCCCCCCAGCCCTCCTTCCTTTGTAAACAACGCCTGCTCCACCAATGGGGGCAGTGCTTGGCTCTTCCCTACCGTAGCCCAGCACGGTAACATGCAAGATGAGATCCTGGAGTCGGACAAGTCCAAAGCCCTGGACCTCCAAGATATGCAGGAGAAGTCCCAAGTTCAGACCCATCCTCAGACTCTGTCTCCAGGCCAGCAGGAGGTCGGAGGAGGCCTAACGGAACTTGAGGGGGCCCATCCTGAAGATGGCTCCTTGGAGAAGGGTTCCCTGGAATGCAGCGTCGGAAAAGAGAAGTTAAGAATCGAGTCTCCGGTGTTGAGCAGCTTCGACTACCAGGACAACCTGGGAATGGCGACAAGCTGTACACAGTCCACCTCTTCCCCATCTTCGCTGACCAGCTTTAACAACTGGTCCCCTGCTGTTCCATCTAACCAGTCTCCTGTTGTCGGGGAAGATGTTGGCGCGTTCTTCGGTCCTGCTGGCTCCAACACAAACGGCCCACCTCTACTTTTCCAGAACTTCTCTCACCACGCCGGGCCTGGCTTTGGCGTAGGAGGTAGTTTCTCACCACAGATTGGACCAGTCACCCAGCACCACCCTCCTACACCCCATTCTCATGGTCAAGGGGTTCCGCAGCACCGCCGCTCCCCAGCTAGTCCTCATCAACCCCAGCCTTCCTTCCCGCCGCACCCCCATCGTGCTGGACCATTCCCCCAGCTGTCCCATCTTGCTCCTGCTCAAAACAAACCCCCGTCTCCTTGGGGAAGTTACCAGAGTCTGTCCACTCCAACGTCCACCTCCTGGAGTCCAGGTGGCTACAGTGGCTGGGGAGGCACACAAGGGGTTCGAGAGTACCGTCGGGGCGTCGGGGGAGGGGTTACTAGCCTAAACTCCTACTCCCCTTTGAAGAAATCCTTCCCCAACAATCAG ATTCCCTCGCAGAAGTTCCCCAGAAATACCTCTGGCATCAACCACAAGGGCTGGGTTGAGGACAGCATGAACCGCAACGACAACGTCTATTCTATCCAG GATAGGACACGGTCTTTTGATGGGTTCAACATGCACTCTCTGGAGAACTCCCTGATTGACATTATGAGGGCAGAACAGGATTCCTTAAAAG GACGCTACACTTTCCCGCATCAGGGTGGAGATGTGCCTCTACCTTTGAATG CAAGAAGTTATGGCAGAAGACGAG GCCACTCGTCTCTGTTCCCCATGGAGGACGAGCGCTCCTTTGGAGAGGACGAGTCCGGTGACCAGGGGCTCGCTGGCCTCGGCTCTGCCCACTGCTTTCCACACCTCAATGGTGAACGTGTGGAACGCTACTCCCGCAAAGTGTTTGTTGGAGGCCTCCCTCCGGACATAGACGAAg ATGAAATCACTGCCAGTTTCCGCCGATTTGGTCATCTCTTTGTTGATTGGCCCCACAAGGCAGAGAGCAAGTCTTATTTTCCACCAAAAG GATATGCATTCCTGCTGTTTCAAGATGAAAGCTCTGTGCAGGCACTGATTGACGCCTGTATTCAGGAGGATGGGAAACTGTACCTGTGTGTCTCCAGTCCCACCATCAAAGACAAGCCT GTCCAGATTCGACCTTGGAACCTTAACGACAGTGACTTTGTAATGGACGGCTCTCAGCCGTTGGACCCAAGGAAGACTATCTTCGTAGGAGGTGTACCTCGCCCCCTACGTGCAG TTGAGCTCGCTATGATCATGGATCGTCTGTATGGGGGGGTGTGCTACGCTGGGATCGACACGGATCCTGAGCTGAAGTATCCCAAAGGCGCAGGGAGAGTGGCCTTCTCCAATCAGCAGAGCTACATTGCAGCCATCAGTGCCCGATTTGTTCAACTGCAACACGGGGAGATTGATAAACGG GTGGAAGTGAAGCCATATGTCCTGGATGACCAGCTGTGCGACGAGTGCCAGGGCACGCGCTGCGGGGGGAAGTTCGCTCCTTTCTTCTGCGCCAACGTGACCTGCCTGCAGTACTACTGTGAGTACTGCTGGGCAGCCATCCACTCCCGGGCCGGACGCGAGTTCCACAAGCCGCTGGTGAAGGAAGGAGGGGACCGACCGCGACACATCTCCTTCCGCTGGAACTAA